In a genomic window of Brucella anthropi ATCC 49188:
- the gcvT gene encoding glycine cleavage system aminomethyltransferase GcvT, producing the protein MGDTAHLNTLPLQDLHEQAGARFGGFAGWNMPITYPLGVMKEHLHTREHAGLFDISHMKLIEISGADAAALLAETCPLDPIVLKEGQSKYTFFLNDNGGVLDDLIVTRLGEDRFMVVANAGNADADIEHLTEAASGKDVKVNPLDRVFLALQGPEAEAVINDAGLAGAELAFMSGFEPKAGWFMTRSGYTGEDGFEIGVPADEARALAMKLLADERVEWIGLAARDSLRLEAGLCLHGQDITPETDPVSAGLTWAITKAVREKAAFNGAKAVLDAIAKGASAKRVGLKPEGRQPVRGGADLFDESGRQIGTVTSGGFGPSAGFPVAMGYVEASLATPGTRVFADVRGNKVPVDVSALPFTPHRYRKG; encoded by the coding sequence ATGGGCGATACCGCACATTTGAATACCCTGCCTTTGCAGGATTTGCATGAACAGGCTGGCGCGCGCTTCGGCGGCTTTGCTGGTTGGAACATGCCGATCACCTATCCGCTGGGCGTCATGAAGGAACATCTTCATACGCGTGAACATGCGGGCCTTTTCGACATTTCTCATATGAAGCTGATCGAGATTTCGGGCGCGGATGCCGCTGCGCTTCTTGCCGAAACCTGTCCGCTTGACCCGATTGTGCTGAAGGAAGGCCAGTCGAAGTACACTTTCTTCCTCAATGATAATGGCGGCGTTCTGGACGATCTGATCGTCACGCGTCTTGGCGAAGACCGTTTCATGGTTGTCGCCAATGCGGGCAATGCCGATGCCGATATCGAGCATTTGACGGAAGCTGCATCGGGCAAGGACGTTAAGGTCAATCCTCTTGACCGTGTGTTTCTTGCTCTTCAGGGGCCGGAAGCGGAAGCCGTCATCAATGATGCCGGGCTGGCGGGTGCTGAGCTTGCTTTCATGAGCGGGTTTGAACCCAAGGCTGGCTGGTTCATGACCCGTTCGGGCTATACCGGCGAGGATGGTTTCGAGATCGGCGTTCCAGCCGATGAAGCCCGTGCGCTTGCAATGAAACTGCTTGCCGACGAGCGCGTCGAATGGATCGGCCTGGCTGCTCGCGACAGTCTGCGCCTTGAAGCCGGTCTCTGCCTGCACGGTCAGGACATCACGCCGGAAACGGATCCTGTTTCGGCGGGCCTCACATGGGCAATCACCAAAGCCGTGCGCGAAAAGGCTGCATTCAACGGCGCAAAAGCCGTGCTGGACGCGATCGCCAAGGGCGCATCTGCCAAGCGCGTCGGTCTGAAGCCGGAAGGCCGCCAGCCGGTTCGCGGCGGAGCCGATCTTTTTGATGAATCCGGTCGCCAGATCGGAACTGTTACTTCCGGTGGGTTCGGTCCATCGGCAGGCTTCCCAGTCGCCATGGGTTATGTCGAGGCAAGCCTCGCTACCCCCGGCACACGTGTTTTCGCTGACGTTCGCGGCAACAAGGTTCCCGTTGACGTTTCGGCGCTTCCCTTCACTCCGCATCGCTATCGCAAAGGATGA
- a CDS encoding DUF1127 domain-containing protein, with amino-acid sequence MNLIRSYNNWRRYRNTVNELSRLSPRELNDLGILPSEIPFVARKAAAR; translated from the coding sequence ATGAACCTGATCCGCTCGTACAACAACTGGCGCCGTTACCGTAACACCGTAAACGAACTGAGCCGCCTGAGCCCACGTGAACTGAACGACCTTGGCATCCTGCCTTCGGAAATCCCGTTCGTTGCACGCAAGGCCGCTGCTCGCTAA
- a CDS encoding MFS transporter, which yields MSKIQPSASSPETSLRSSARLAELALAIGGFGIGTGEFAIMALLPDIARDLEVTIPQGGHLISSYALGVLIGAPVLAVIGAKLDRRKLLFLLMGLFAFGNLASAFMQDYAGLYMMRFVAGFPHGAYFGVASLVAASLAEPGKRAQAVGRVMMGLTIATLCGTPLATSLGQIAGWRAMFASVGLIAMLTMVLVAIYVPKQPAEEGASPLRELGAFRRKQVWLTLGIGAIGTGGLFSVFTYVAATVTEVSHVDVKWMPFVFAMFGLGMVLGNIVGSRLTDRSVMGTVGLVLLYDMAVMLAFPVLMQHPVTAFLNVLLVGGGFALVPALQTRLMDVAADAQTLAAALNHSALNLANALGAWLGGLAVAWGYGWTSTGTVGALLALSGLAVFAISIAFDRRGAATPASQEA from the coding sequence ATGTCCAAAATTCAGCCTTCGGCTTCATCGCCGGAAACTTCGCTACGTTCGTCTGCACGATTGGCGGAACTAGCGCTTGCCATCGGTGGCTTCGGTATAGGTACCGGTGAGTTCGCCATTATGGCGCTGCTGCCCGATATCGCGCGTGATCTTGAGGTGACCATACCGCAAGGCGGCCATCTCATCAGTTCTTACGCGCTCGGTGTTCTGATTGGCGCACCGGTGCTTGCAGTGATCGGCGCAAAGCTTGACCGCCGCAAGCTCCTCTTCCTGCTGATGGGGCTATTCGCTTTCGGTAATCTCGCAAGCGCATTCATGCAGGACTATGCCGGTCTTTACATGATGCGGTTCGTCGCTGGTTTTCCTCACGGAGCTTATTTCGGCGTTGCTTCACTTGTCGCCGCATCTTTGGCGGAACCGGGCAAGCGTGCTCAGGCTGTAGGACGGGTCATGATGGGACTGACCATTGCGACATTGTGCGGGACGCCGCTTGCGACCTCTCTCGGCCAGATTGCCGGGTGGCGCGCAATGTTTGCATCCGTTGGCCTGATCGCAATGCTAACTATGGTGCTGGTCGCGATCTATGTACCCAAACAGCCTGCAGAGGAGGGGGCGTCACCCCTGCGCGAACTGGGAGCATTCCGCCGCAAGCAAGTCTGGCTGACGCTTGGGATTGGTGCAATTGGCACGGGCGGCCTGTTTTCCGTTTTTACCTATGTCGCGGCAACAGTTACCGAGGTTTCGCATGTCGATGTGAAATGGATGCCTTTCGTCTTCGCGATGTTCGGCCTCGGCATGGTGCTTGGAAATATAGTTGGGTCGCGACTGACAGATCGTTCGGTTATGGGAACTGTTGGTCTGGTGCTGCTCTATGATATGGCCGTCATGTTGGCATTCCCCGTCCTCATGCAGCATCCTGTGACTGCATTCTTGAACGTGCTTCTGGTCGGCGGCGGGTTTGCACTCGTCCCCGCATTGCAAACGCGTCTGATGGATGTAGCGGCGGATGCGCAAACGCTGGCGGCTGCCCTCAACCATTCCGCGCTCAATCTCGCCAATGCGCTCGGTGCTTGGCTCGGCGGTCTTGCGGTTGCATGGGGCTATGGCTGGACGTCGACGGGAACAGTCGGCGCATTGCTTGCCTTATCTGGTCTGGCGGTCTTTGCAATCTCGATTGCATTCGACAGACGCGGTGCGGCAACACCTGCCTCGCAAGAGGCATAA
- a CDS encoding RidA family protein has protein sequence MNSLKHLLPADMAAPFAAYSHGVKVKAGAEMIFCSGQLGIAQDGNVPEDAGAQAELCFENIRRILRDGGMDLSDVVRINAYVTDRAYMRPYMDVRDRLFPQPAPASTLMIVSGFTREEFKVEIEAVAAR, from the coding sequence ATGAACAGTTTGAAACATCTGCTGCCCGCTGACATGGCAGCACCCTTTGCCGCCTACAGCCATGGCGTGAAGGTTAAAGCCGGTGCTGAAATGATTTTCTGTTCCGGTCAGTTAGGCATCGCGCAGGATGGAAATGTGCCGGAAGACGCAGGCGCTCAGGCTGAACTCTGCTTCGAGAATATTCGCCGTATTTTGCGCGATGGCGGTATGGACCTTTCCGATGTCGTGCGTATCAACGCCTATGTGACAGACCGGGCCTATATGCGTCCTTATATGGATGTTCGTGACAGGCTGTTCCCGCAACCAGCGCCAGCCTCCACGCTGATGATCGTTTCCGGTTTCACACGTGAGGAATTCAAGGTCGAAATCGAGGCGGTCGCGGCCAGATAA
- a CDS encoding NAD(P)/FAD-dependent oxidoreductase — MDDRCIIIGAGHAGSQAAISLRQEGYAGKIVLINDETDIPYHKPPLSKSYLKAPEGGGLVLRPEATYRDNNIEMLFGHHVDTVSIADKTVVLDDGRALNWSELIFATGARARIPNVPGVGLEGVFTLRRMDDARRIAAAMPNVENVVIIGGGFIGLEMAHSAIALGKKTVLIEAAPRVLGRSVATHISAHVEARSRVANITLLTGLGVAAVEGENNHVIGVKAADGTIFPADMVVIGTGAVPNVELAVTAGLAIDNGIIVDENLRTSASHVYAIGDCVSYDHFHAGRRVRLESVQNATDQAKHVARTIVGREAPFREVAWFWSDQGDMKLQTAGLSFDADRHILSGNPEENAFSIFHFAGDRLVAVDSINRPADHMIARRLLAAGINPTEADIVAGAARLKEMLAAAPKS; from the coding sequence ATGGACGACAGATGCATTATCATTGGTGCCGGCCATGCCGGTTCGCAGGCCGCTATCAGCCTTCGGCAGGAAGGCTATGCAGGCAAAATCGTTCTCATCAACGACGAAACCGATATTCCATATCATAAGCCGCCCCTCTCCAAATCCTATCTGAAAGCCCCGGAAGGCGGTGGCCTGGTGTTGCGCCCGGAAGCAACCTATCGTGACAATAATATCGAGATGCTGTTCGGCCATCACGTCGATACTGTATCGATTGCCGACAAGACGGTCGTGCTTGATGATGGGCGCGCGTTGAACTGGTCTGAACTGATCTTCGCGACCGGCGCACGTGCGCGCATTCCCAATGTACCGGGTGTCGGGCTCGAAGGTGTCTTTACGCTGCGCCGGATGGACGATGCACGCCGTATCGCAGCGGCAATGCCGAATGTCGAGAATGTCGTCATTATCGGTGGCGGTTTCATTGGCCTCGAAATGGCCCATAGCGCAATCGCGCTTGGCAAAAAGACGGTTCTGATCGAAGCGGCGCCTCGTGTGCTGGGTCGTTCGGTTGCAACGCATATCTCTGCCCATGTGGAAGCGCGCAGCCGCGTCGCTAACATCACACTTTTAACCGGTCTCGGCGTGGCGGCAGTCGAGGGGGAAAATAACCATGTTATCGGCGTTAAAGCTGCAGACGGCACGATTTTCCCGGCGGATATGGTCGTGATCGGCACTGGTGCGGTACCAAATGTGGAGCTTGCAGTAACGGCGGGACTTGCAATCGACAATGGGATTATTGTCGACGAGAACCTGCGTACTTCTGCTAGCCATGTCTACGCCATTGGCGATTGCGTGAGCTACGATCACTTTCATGCTGGTCGCCGGGTACGGCTGGAATCGGTACAAAACGCGACCGATCAGGCAAAGCATGTGGCGCGCACCATTGTCGGACGCGAAGCGCCGTTTCGGGAAGTCGCCTGGTTCTGGTCCGATCAGGGCGATATGAAGCTGCAGACGGCAGGACTTTCCTTCGATGCTGATCGGCATATCCTTTCGGGGAACCCGGAAGAAAATGCATTTTCCATCTTCCATTTTGCCGGTGACAGGCTTGTGGCTGTCGATTCCATCAATCGTCCGGCAGACCATATGATCGCGCGCCGTCTGCTGGCTGCGGGTATTAATCCGACCGAGGCCGATATTGTCGCCGGGGCGGCGCGGCTGAAAGAAATGCTGGCCGCTGCGCCGAAATCTTGA
- a CDS encoding creatininase family protein, which produces MKRYWSDYTSEAFSRLDREKLVAVLPVGAIEQHGPHLPLAVDAAIVDGMVKETIARLPETSHALFLPTQAIGKSNEHSRYPGTLTFSAETIIRMWCEIGACVAASGVRKMALLNSHGGQISVMDIVARELRIRHNMLVVSINWFGLGMPEGVYSDHDLKHGIHAGDMETSVMLEMHPDLVDMSKVQDFRTLTETFASDFQHLSLSGGAKPAWQIQDINPYGAAGDATLATAEKGRATIDFAAERLVEVLAEIERAPLSWLDNKPAW; this is translated from the coding sequence TTGAAACGATATTGGTCCGATTATACGAGCGAGGCATTCTCCCGCCTCGATCGCGAGAAGCTCGTGGCGGTTCTGCCGGTTGGTGCAATTGAGCAGCACGGACCACACCTTCCGCTAGCCGTCGACGCTGCCATCGTTGACGGCATGGTCAAGGAAACCATCGCCCGCCTGCCTGAAACAAGCCATGCGCTTTTCCTGCCGACGCAAGCCATCGGAAAGAGCAATGAGCACAGCCGTTACCCTGGCACTTTGACGTTTTCAGCCGAGACCATCATTCGCATGTGGTGCGAGATCGGCGCTTGCGTGGCAGCAAGCGGTGTCCGCAAAATGGCGCTGCTCAATAGCCATGGCGGCCAGATCAGTGTCATGGATATCGTAGCGCGGGAGCTTCGCATCCGTCACAACATGCTTGTTGTAAGCATCAACTGGTTCGGCCTTGGAATGCCGGAAGGCGTATACAGCGATCACGACCTGAAGCATGGCATTCATGCCGGTGACATGGAAACCTCGGTGATGCTGGAGATGCATCCCGATCTCGTCGATATGTCGAAAGTACAGGATTTCCGGACGCTTACGGAAACTTTTGCAAGTGATTTCCAACATCTTTCGCTGAGCGGCGGCGCCAAGCCGGCCTGGCAGATTCAGGATATCAATCCTTATGGCGCTGCTGGTGATGCGACGCTCGCGACCGCGGAGAAAGGTCGAGCGACCATCGATTTTGCCGCTGAGCGCCTGGTAGAGGTTCTGGCGGAAATTGAACGAGCGCCGCTTTCCTGGCTCGACAACAAACCAGCCTGGTAA
- a CDS encoding ABC transporter ATP-binding protein yields the protein MSVAPNSQAPSSLIEIDGVYKQYGTGVMAVSDMSLRIEQGQFVSFLGPSGCGKSTALRMIAGLESISAGNIRINGHAPGKGPIGAQDIGFVFQEPTLMPWASVFDNVYLPLRLSGIARKEATPRVEEALAQVGLSRFATAFPRELSGGMKMRVSIARALVTRPRLLLMDEPFAALDEMTRFKLNNDVLRLWQEHGLTVIFVTHSVYESVYLSNRVVVMAARPGRVVADIPIIGPYPRAENYRTTDAYAKYCAKVSDALTATLSSQDIDH from the coding sequence ATGAGCGTGGCCCCCAACTCGCAAGCTCCATCCTCCCTGATTGAGATAGACGGCGTCTACAAGCAATATGGTACCGGCGTGATGGCCGTGAGCGACATGTCGCTCAGGATCGAACAAGGCCAGTTCGTCAGCTTTCTCGGCCCCTCTGGCTGCGGCAAGAGCACGGCGTTGCGCATGATCGCCGGCCTGGAATCGATTTCAGCCGGAAACATCCGTATCAACGGCCACGCTCCCGGCAAGGGGCCTATCGGCGCGCAGGATATCGGTTTCGTATTTCAGGAGCCGACGCTGATGCCGTGGGCCAGCGTCTTCGACAATGTTTATTTGCCGTTGCGCCTGTCCGGCATTGCCCGCAAGGAAGCAACTCCGCGCGTCGAAGAAGCATTGGCACAGGTGGGCCTGTCCCGCTTTGCCACGGCATTTCCGAGGGAACTGTCCGGCGGAATGAAAATGCGCGTTTCCATCGCTCGTGCTCTGGTTACGCGTCCGCGTCTTCTGTTGATGGACGAGCCATTTGCGGCGCTGGATGAGATGACGCGCTTCAAGCTTAACAATGACGTTCTGCGACTTTGGCAGGAACACGGTCTAACCGTGATTTTCGTAACCCACAGCGTTTATGAGTCGGTTTATCTGTCCAACCGGGTAGTGGTGATGGCTGCCCGACCGGGCCGCGTTGTGGCCGACATACCGATCATCGGGCCCTACCCGCGTGCCGAAAACTACCGCACGACAGACGCATATGCGAAATATTGCGCCAAGGTTTCCGACGCGCTGACCGCGACGCTTTCTTCTCAAGATATAGACCATTGA
- a CDS encoding ABC transporter permease has product MNQMQNELPVLNSEQDRLARRERTLRIMMPTLAIIIALGIWEGLVRYYQVPHYLIPAPSLVAETLIKDGPSLTASMWFTVKLTLISLACAIIGGVLLGMIFALSRPIEMAFFPFAVILQVTPVIAIAPLILIYVRDTFSALLICAWIVAFFPILSNTVIGLRSADHNLRDLFRLYRASPWQRLRYLLAPSALPYFMAALKIAGGLSLIGAVVAEFVAGTAGQSTGLASRILESSFRNEIPRMFAALFLVSLLGIVIFLVTSWLSRLVLGRWHESEIRRER; this is encoded by the coding sequence ATGAACCAGATGCAAAACGAACTGCCCGTTCTCAATTCCGAACAGGATCGCCTCGCCCGGCGCGAGCGCACTTTGCGCATCATGATGCCGACATTGGCAATCATCATCGCGCTCGGCATATGGGAAGGCCTCGTCCGCTACTATCAGGTACCGCATTACCTGATCCCAGCTCCTTCGCTGGTCGCCGAGACCCTGATCAAGGACGGTCCATCCTTGACGGCATCCATGTGGTTCACCGTCAAGCTAACCCTGATTTCACTTGCCTGTGCCATTATTGGCGGCGTTCTGCTCGGCATGATCTTCGCCCTGTCGCGCCCGATAGAAATGGCGTTTTTTCCCTTTGCCGTTATCCTTCAGGTCACGCCGGTCATCGCTATCGCGCCGCTGATCCTCATCTATGTGCGTGATACTTTTTCAGCCCTGCTGATCTGTGCATGGATCGTGGCGTTCTTCCCGATCCTGTCCAACACCGTGATTGGATTGCGCAGCGCCGACCACAACCTGCGCGATCTTTTCCGGCTCTACCGTGCTTCGCCATGGCAGCGCCTGCGCTATCTGCTGGCGCCAAGCGCATTGCCTTATTTCATGGCGGCGCTGAAAATCGCCGGCGGCCTGTCACTGATCGGCGCAGTTGTCGCTGAGTTTGTTGCCGGTACGGCAGGCCAGAGCACAGGGCTCGCCTCACGCATTCTGGAATCGAGCTTCCGCAACGAAATTCCGCGCATGTTTGCGGCACTTTTCCTCGTGTCGCTGCTCGGCATCGTGATTTTCCTCGTGACAAGCTGGCTGTCGCGCCTTGTCCTCGGACGCTGGCATGAAAGCGAGATCCGTCGTGAGCGCTAG
- a CDS encoding amidohydrolase family protein, protein MKARSVVSARMLQGVAIAGRTGHYDIQIEGNRIASLVPSQAREGGLVTPLFADVHVHLDKTFTIRRIAENCGAKVDCLFDAIDLMNSDRKNWSEADIRARATQGLEAAFEQGVGAMRSHVDWTTPEVPTAWPVLNELRQEWKDRLDLQLAALVHGDLVLDAGSQIAARVAKDGGVFGAFFYRNADLEAKIEEMFRVAVQHDLNLDFHVDEGLEVEADGFSLIVSATKRHGMAGRVLCGHACSLSLRRPDELQRILHAAAEAGTALVSLPTTNLYLQDRIGGKSPRLRGVAPLKEARAAGMDVMFGSDNVRDAFYPYGDYDPLAILRLAAPVCHVEPQDWLDSITTLPARLIGSEYVQQPQAGGVASFVWHDAADLNDLISRPQARRVVWRNGVAVPQINGRAT, encoded by the coding sequence ATGAAAGCGAGATCCGTCGTGAGCGCTAGAATGTTGCAAGGGGTGGCCATAGCCGGTCGCACCGGACACTACGACATCCAGATCGAAGGCAATCGTATCGCCTCGCTTGTGCCGTCGCAGGCAAGGGAGGGTGGTTTGGTCACGCCGCTTTTCGCAGATGTCCATGTCCATCTGGACAAGACATTTACGATCCGGCGCATTGCGGAAAATTGCGGCGCCAAGGTGGATTGCCTGTTCGATGCAATCGACCTGATGAACTCTGACCGGAAGAACTGGAGTGAGGCGGATATTCGCGCCCGCGCGACCCAGGGCCTTGAAGCCGCATTTGAACAAGGCGTCGGCGCAATGCGCAGCCATGTTGACTGGACGACACCGGAAGTGCCCACTGCCTGGCCCGTTCTCAACGAACTGCGTCAGGAATGGAAAGACCGTCTCGACCTTCAACTTGCAGCGCTCGTCCATGGCGATCTTGTGCTTGATGCGGGTTCGCAAATCGCGGCCCGCGTTGCAAAAGACGGCGGCGTGTTCGGCGCGTTCTTCTATCGCAATGCGGATCTTGAAGCCAAAATCGAAGAGATGTTCCGTGTTGCCGTGCAGCACGACCTCAACCTCGACTTTCATGTCGATGAAGGGCTGGAGGTAGAAGCGGACGGCTTCTCGCTGATCGTATCGGCAACCAAACGCCATGGCATGGCTGGTCGGGTGCTGTGCGGTCATGCCTGCTCGTTGTCGCTGCGCAGGCCGGACGAACTGCAGCGCATTCTTCATGCTGCCGCAGAAGCAGGCACGGCACTCGTTTCGCTACCCACGACAAACCTCTATCTGCAAGACCGGATCGGCGGAAAGTCTCCGCGCCTGCGCGGTGTTGCACCGTTGAAGGAAGCGCGCGCAGCAGGCATGGATGTCATGTTCGGTTCCGACAATGTCCGCGATGCATTCTATCCCTATGGCGATTACGACCCGCTCGCCATACTTCGTCTCGCAGCGCCGGTTTGCCATGTCGAGCCGCAGGACTGGCTCGACAGCATCACCACCCTGCCCGCCCGCCTTATTGGCAGCGAATACGTGCAGCAACCGCAGGCAGGTGGCGTGGCCAGTTTTGTCTGGCACGACGCAGCAGACCTGAACGATCTCATCAGCCGCCCGCAGGCTCGCCGCGTCGTCTGGCGTAATGGCGTTGCCGTGCCTCAAATCAACGGGAGAGCCACATGA
- a CDS encoding FAD-binding oxidoreductase — MNSAAPQRIYDWAAFRAEIDGIRIYDDPKQVELRSRDYFWYSPILTEDIGHYVGDLVVIPKDQDEVRRVAAAAAKLRIPITVRGGGTGNYGQCVPLEGGIILDMTKIDRIVSIEPGKVRVEGGARISRLDDAVRETGQELLMYPSTRRIATIGGFFSGGSGGIGSLRHGMLRDDGNVYSVKVLTVEPEPKIIELTGRDIHKVQHAYGTNGIILELEIGLTKATDWIHTAALFDSYEATLNFCLKALEGNLDCYLLTTVDRRFARFYTKFGDLFPSDKDAVFAMIAPEEMARFEALATEFGGKISFAMTLDELHKNGLQPAYECGWNHTTLQALKAEEGWTYLQVAYPRPFDVDVVTRQIERYGETQYMHHEMARLEGEVQIFALPLVRFEGRDEMYRLIKELEQVDGCDIYDPHAYTIEDGGMKEIDSVQIEFKKLADPYGLLNPGKTRGWTADMALTD, encoded by the coding sequence ATGAATTCTGCCGCTCCACAGCGCATCTACGACTGGGCCGCATTTCGCGCCGAAATCGACGGAATCCGCATCTACGATGACCCGAAGCAGGTCGAACTGCGCTCTCGGGATTATTTCTGGTACAGCCCCATCCTGACCGAGGATATCGGCCATTATGTCGGCGATCTCGTCGTCATTCCGAAGGATCAGGACGAGGTACGTCGCGTTGCTGCTGCTGCCGCAAAGTTGCGCATTCCGATCACCGTTCGTGGCGGAGGTACCGGCAATTACGGTCAATGCGTTCCGCTCGAAGGCGGCATCATTCTGGACATGACCAAGATCGACCGCATCGTCTCCATCGAACCCGGCAAGGTTCGCGTGGAAGGCGGCGCGCGCATTTCGCGTCTGGACGATGCCGTACGCGAAACCGGTCAGGAACTGTTGATGTATCCGTCGACCCGCCGCATCGCCACGATTGGCGGCTTCTTCTCAGGTGGTTCAGGCGGCATCGGCTCATTGCGTCACGGCATGTTGCGCGACGATGGCAATGTCTATTCGGTCAAGGTTCTGACTGTCGAACCGGAGCCGAAGATTATCGAATTGACCGGACGCGACATTCATAAAGTTCAACATGCCTATGGCACCAACGGCATCATTCTGGAGCTGGAAATCGGTCTTACCAAGGCAACGGACTGGATACATACTGCAGCCTTGTTCGATAGTTACGAGGCAACGCTCAACTTCTGCCTCAAGGCGCTAGAAGGCAATCTCGACTGCTATCTTCTGACCACTGTAGATCGCCGTTTTGCGCGCTTTTACACCAAGTTCGGCGATCTGTTCCCATCCGACAAGGATGCGGTTTTTGCCATGATTGCCCCGGAAGAAATGGCTCGTTTCGAAGCGCTCGCCACTGAATTTGGCGGCAAGATTTCCTTCGCCATGACGCTGGATGAATTGCACAAGAATGGTTTGCAGCCTGCTTATGAGTGCGGCTGGAACCACACAACCTTGCAGGCGCTGAAAGCCGAGGAAGGCTGGACCTATCTGCAGGTCGCCTATCCGCGTCCGTTTGACGTGGATGTAGTGACACGCCAGATCGAGCGCTACGGCGAAACGCAATATATGCATCATGAAATGGCGCGCCTTGAAGGAGAAGTGCAGATTTTCGCGCTTCCGCTTGTTCGCTTTGAAGGCCGTGACGAGATGTACCGCCTGATCAAGGAACTGGAGCAGGTTGACGGTTGCGATATTTACGATCCGCATGCCTACACCATCGAGGATGGCGGCATGAAAGAAATCGACAGTGTCCAGATCGAATTCAAGAAACTGGCAGACCCATATGGCCTGCTCAATCCGGGCAAAACGCGCGGCTGGACCGCTGACATGGCTTTGACTGATTAA
- a CDS encoding ABC transporter substrate-binding protein: protein MKKTLVAALAALSMGLSAQMAYALDKVTLGTNWLAQAGHGGFYQAVADGTYEKYGLDVQIEMGGPQVNNRPMLAAGRLDFLLTGNLLLSFNNVANGVPTTVVAAFYQKDPQALMAHEGAYKDFKDLANAETILISKDGQFSFWPWLVKDFGFKDEQLRPYGYSLAQFLNDKKVVQQAYATAEPIYAEKEGAKVTTYLLADYGYSTYGNTIETRQDLIEKNPDLVQRFVSASVEGWTNFLYGDRSKAYERILKDNPDMSKETLDAELERIKNLQLIDSGDTLEKGIGAISMDRVKAFYELARKAGIVSGDELDMSKVATDAFVNKGVGLDIKKKLGQ from the coding sequence ATGAAAAAGACACTGGTTGCGGCGTTGGCCGCACTTTCCATGGGCCTTTCTGCACAGATGGCCTATGCGCTCGACAAGGTGACGCTCGGTACCAACTGGCTCGCACAAGCCGGTCACGGCGGTTTCTATCAGGCTGTCGCAGATGGCACCTATGAAAAATACGGCCTCGATGTGCAAATCGAAATGGGCGGACCGCAGGTCAACAATCGCCCGATGCTTGCTGCAGGTCGTCTCGACTTCCTGCTGACCGGAAACTTGCTACTGTCGTTCAACAATGTCGCCAACGGCGTGCCGACGACGGTTGTTGCCGCGTTCTACCAGAAGGATCCGCAGGCATTGATGGCGCATGAAGGTGCGTACAAGGACTTCAAGGACCTGGCCAATGCCGAAACGATCCTGATTTCGAAGGACGGCCAGTTCTCGTTCTGGCCATGGCTCGTCAAGGATTTCGGCTTCAAGGACGAACAGCTGCGCCCTTATGGCTATAGCCTCGCCCAGTTCCTTAACGACAAGAAAGTCGTGCAGCAGGCCTATGCGACCGCCGAGCCGATCTATGCAGAAAAGGAAGGCGCTAAGGTTACGACCTATCTCCTCGCCGACTACGGTTACAGCACTTACGGCAATACAATCGAAACCCGTCAGGATCTGATCGAAAAGAACCCTGATCTGGTACAGCGCTTCGTCAGCGCTTCCGTGGAAGGCTGGACCAATTTCCTCTACGGCGACCGCAGCAAAGCCTACGAACGGATCCTGAAAGACAATCCGGATATGAGCAAAGAAACGCTCGATGCGGAACTGGAGCGGATCAAGAACCTTCAGCTTATCGACAGTGGCGATACGCTCGAAAAGGGAATTGGGGCAATCTCGATGGATCGCGTCAAGGCGTTCTACGAACTCGCCCGCAAGGCAGGGATTGTCAGCGGCGACGAACTCGACATGAGCAAGGTCGCGACCGATGCCTTCGTAAACAAGGGCGTGGGGCTCGACATCAAGAAAAAGCTGGGGCAATAA